AAGTGAGCATTGTGCCACCTCATCTTTTGCATGAAGATGTTAATGCCTTGTTATCTCATATTCAACAGCTAGAAGAGCTACTGAGCATAGTACATCGTAAACCAATGTCATTACGTTTATGGCAATTTTTAATGTGGCTAAGTGAAAAATTTGGTCGTGATGTAGAACAAGGCAAGCTAATCGATTTAAATGTTACACATCAAGAAATGTCTGAAGTCTTAAACACCACACGAGTAACAGTGACGCGGCTTTTACAGGAGTTTGAGGAAGAAGGGGCAATTTTACGCCACAAACGTCGTATTGTTCTACGAATAGGAAATAAGATTAGCAAATAAATGAACAAAGCAATACTTTAAAAATCTGATGATTGACTTGTGATAATTACTGCAAATCAGGTATATTTAACATTGGAGTTATGAGTAAAATCCCTGTACAAAATGTCAGGTAATCTTACCATAATATTGACGGCTTA
This region of Nostoc sp. UHCC 0302 genomic DNA includes:
- a CDS encoding Crp/Fnr family transcriptional regulator yields the protein MMHFTSLIPHSPVVSNTTALSGITSQRLFTRREVIPPRNDILWRIERGAVRTLTWGEDGTFVTLGYWGSGDLIGYPFSRVKPYQIECLTSVEVSIVPPHLLHEDVNALLSHIQQLEELLSIVHRKPMSLRLWQFLMWLSEKFGRDVEQGKLIDLNVTHQEMSEVLNTTRVTVTRLLQEFEEEGAILRHKRRIVLRIGNKISK